A DNA window from Impatiens glandulifera chromosome 7, dImpGla2.1, whole genome shotgun sequence contains the following coding sequences:
- the LOC124945632 gene encoding uncharacterized protein At2g39795, mitochondrial has protein sequence MASRFLQAYRKLFANPTLIRSHRFGQPKYDPFSSISRNLSTEVSYKSPFESNILRILRNEIQYQSEFAPPRQPAVQFNAYTVEDRPGEQSVILRSKFGEDERVKIEATMFDGSRPVPKYGKYETGQDVHLHISLLVDISKGNKEDGSEDLEFVCSAWPTQIEIERVYIFNRDANKPKPYIGPHFRDMDYNLQKELVEFLKVRGINNDLSVFLHDFIANKHRIELIQWLSNVKSCLDK, from the exons ATGGCATCGCGATTTCTCCAAGCTTATAGGAAACTCTTCGCTAATCCAACGTTAATCAGAAGTCATCGTTTTGGCCAACCAAAGTATGATCCATTTTCATCTATTAGTAGAAATCTTTCGACAGAAGTTTCCTACAAGTCTCCATTTGAATCGAACATTCTAAGGATCCTCCGCAATGAAATCCAATACCAGTCGGAATTCGCTCCTCCTCGCCAG CCTGCTGTGCAATTTAATGCATATACAGTAGAAGATCGACCTGGAGAGCAATCGGTTATACTGAGGAGTAAGTTTGGAGAAGACGAGAGAGTTAAGATCGAGGCTACAATGTTTGATGGTTCTAGACCAGTTCCAAAGTATGGTAAATACGAAACTGGACAAGATGTGCATCTTCACATAAGTCTTCTAGTCGACATATCGAAGGGAAATAAAGAAGATGGAAGTGAGGATTTGGAATTCGTTTGCTCGGCTTGGCCAACACAAATAGAAATCGAGAGAGTCTATATTTTCAACCGTGATGCAAATAAGCCAAAGCCATACATTGGACCTCATTTTAG GGATATGGATTACAATCTTCAAAAGGAACTAGTGGAATTCCTCAAGGTAAGAGGAATAAACAATGATCTTTCTGTGTTCTTGCATGATTTTATTGCAAATAAACATAGGATTGAGCTTATTCAATGGTTGAGCAATGTCAAATCTTGTCTAGACAAGTAG
- the LOC124945633 gene encoding zinc finger protein 1-like, translating into MESLRNQVPLSLESDIDVSNQELNLIDSLNTGAAGEIIEIPADDLPGAEPRVFSCNYCQRKFYSSQALGGHQNAHKRERTLAKRGLRLGPTSLFPGQPYFSSLSSLPLHGASYYNNNNNNNRFLGIQAHSMMIHKPSNFVSSSSSSSGGFRTMFPKLAPGHYPVSGSGHNTSRGGAARFGTAVEGGGGYWCSGGDNTTGRINAKKDDINKLDLSLKL; encoded by the coding sequence ATGGAATCTTTAAGGAACCAAGTCCCTCTCTCTCTAGAATCAGACATCGATGTCTCCAATCAGGAACTCAACCTCATCGACTCTCTAAACACCGGCGCCGCCGGCGAGATTATAGAGATTCCGGCCGATGATTTGCCCGGTGCTGAACCAAGAGTCTTCTCATGTAATTATTGCCAGAGAAAGTTTTACAGTTCACAAGCTCTCGGTGGGCATCAAAACGCACACAAAAGAGAAAGAACCCTAGCCAAAAGAGGACTCAGATTAGGACCAACATCTCTGTTTCCGGGTCAACCTTATTTCTCGAGCTTGTCTTCTCTTCCTCTTCATGGAGCTTcttattataacaataataataataacaacagaTTTCTTGGAATTCAAGCCCATTCTATGATGATCCATAAACCTTCCAATTTCgtctcatcttcatcatcatcatcagggGGATTCAGGACCATGTTCCCTAAACTAGCACCCGGTCATTACCCAGTATCCGGGTCGGGTCATAACACAAGTCGAGGCGGCGCCGCCAGATTTGGAACCGCCGTCGAGGGAGGAGGTGGTTATTGGTGTTCAGGTGGCGATAATACCACCGGTCGTATCAATGCAAAGAAAGATGATATAAATAAACTTGATTTATCCCTCAagctttaa
- the LOC124910076 gene encoding uncharacterized protein LOC124910076 codes for MSSHAKSSTLPSCFRPYAKHRSTTSELPSLPATDSGSPNLTTSVYKTSNGLFALTWFRNVLGRSLHLHVLLDAVDGVGGGGDLSSTPSFSLNLKPLIFWNRTGFRKLNLPNNKSKCIHIFWDFSRAKFASQAEPVSGYYVAAVIDGSIAFLAGDSPAEAYSKTKSIKSSKTQSFILRREHVYGNKVYTTKAQFGGRTREITIDCRTGDDSRLYFSVDRKRVLQIKHLKWKFRGNDRIEIDGINVQISWDVYNWLFDDENEDGYALFMFRFEKNGFEEIEEEDKNKSSLFWSQQSCGFGFEKMKMRKGLLRSSAAARSSSSSSLSSASSSCSSVMEWASMEENELKGPSSGFSLLVYAWKS; via the coding sequence ATGTCATCTCACGCCAAGTCCTCCACCTTACCTTCCTGTTTCCGTCCATACGCCAAACACCGTTCAACGACGTCGGAGTTACCATCTTTGCCGGCGACAGATTCCGGTAGCCCAAATCTCACAACTTCCGTCTATAAAACCTCAAATGGCCTCTTCGCCCTCACTTGGTTCCGTAACGTCCTCGGCCGTTCCTTACATCTCCACGTCCTTCTCGACGCCGTCGACGGCGTCGGCGGCGGTGGCGATCTGTCGTCCACACCATCTTTCTCCCTAAACCTGAAACCACTAATTTTCTGGAACAGAACTGGGTTCAGAAAGTTGAATCTACCCAATAACAAATCGAAATGTATTCACATCTTTTGGGATTTCTCTCGTGCGAAATTTGCTTCACAGGCGGAACCAGTATCTGGGTATTACGTCGCCGCCGTAATAGACGGATCAATCGCTTTTCTCGCCGGTGATTCCCCGGCGGAAGCATATTCGAAAACAAAATCAATCAAATCCAGTAAGACTCAGTCGTTTATCCTCAGAAGAGAACATGTTTATGGCAACAAAGTGTACACTACAAAAGCTCAATTCGGAGGCAGAACACGAGAAATCACCATAGATTGTAGAACTGGAGATGATTCGAGATTGTATTTTAGTGTTGATCGGAAAAGGGTTCTGCAAATAAAGCATTTGAAATGGAAGTTCAGGGGAAACGATAGAATTGAAATCGATGGTATTAATGTTCAGATCTCATGGGATGTTTACAATTGGTTGTTTGATGATGAGAATGAAGATGGGTATGCTTTATTCATGtttagatttgaaaaaaatggatttgaggaaattgaagaagaagacaagaACAAGAGTAGCTTGTTCTGGTCACAGCAATCCTGTGGATTTGGATttgagaagatgaagatgagaaAGGGTTTATTGAGATCGTCGGCGGCGGCGAGGAGTTCGTCGTCTTCTTCATTGTCATCGGCGTCTTCAAGTTGCAGTTCGGTGATGGAATGGGCAAGTATGGAAGAAAACGAGCTTAAAGGACCTTCTTCTGGTTTCTCCCTTCTTGTTTATGCCTGGAAAAGTTGA